The Cyanobacteria bacterium FACHB-DQ100 genome includes the window ACTGTCCCGGTAGCTCAACGGAAAGGTGTAATACAGCCAAACGCAGTAGCTAATAATTTCACCAGGGAAGCGATGACGGGAGTACATGGGCAAGCAGTCGTTCTTAAAGTTGAGCTAGTACGATTATTCTACGTTCCGGTTAACCTGACAATACGCTCTGTCGTTAACCTAGAGTCTTTATCTGCGTTCAAATTGCAACAAAATTGCAAACATGAGAAGTACAACTATTTTTCGTCTTTCTCATCCATTGCCGTATTCAAACTAAAATCACTTTAGAGTCTCTACCTAACCGGAGAGTCAATAGATAGGAGAAAGTTTTTTGAACCGATTAGGAAATACTTAACTGTCAGCAAAAAGCACTCCCTAAAACACATAGGGAGTACTAAACAGGGTGCACAGGGTGCAGATGAAAAACTAAAAGGAAATCAGGAGGACTGACCTCATTGAATGATGGGACAAATGAGGGTATCAGAATTCTCTAGAATGGCTGACTCAGAAAGCAACCCTTGGAGTTCTGATTTCAGAATTTGGAGCTGCTGAATTTGACGATCAATGTCGGAAATCTTGTCCTGCAATTTGACTCGCACATGATCACACGGTAGCTCACCTTGATCATGCACGGCTAAAAACTCTTTGATTTCTGCCAGGCTTAATCCAAGGCTTTGAGCCCGTTTAATGAAGCTCAATCGAGTAAACACATCGGAACCAAACAAGCGGTATCCTCCTTCGGTTCTGCCAACCGCCTGCAATAACCCTAATTCTTCGTAATACCGGATGGTTTTGATAGGAACCCCACTTTCTTTGGCAATGGGACCAATCTGCTTGGGTCGCTCGTAAGACAACATGCGGACCTCCACTGAACATCTATTGCTGATTTCTAGCTTAAACTCTCCAGCCAAGTAGAGAGTCAAGCGATCTCGCACTCGTGAAAGTAACGAATTTTTTCTGTTTTTCCAAAGGGTTGTACTGCCTTGCTACTGAGCAGTTTTGGGCGTGGGATTAATTAATTGCCTAGGATGAGTACCTAGGTCTCACCTCAATGACCCCACGATTCATCTTCATGCCACACATAAACTCATACTCACCCGGCTGCTTCGGCATAAATTCAACCTCAGTTGTTGTATCTAGTTCTAGATCAACTGCAATGTCAAATGCTGGGATCAGAAATTGGTCGTAGCAACTACTGGGATTGATGCGCTGAAGGTGCAACCGGACTGGAGCGCCGACTTCAACGATCACTCGCTTGGGTTCATATCCTTTTGCAACTGTTACGGTAACGTCCTGAACTCCCGCTTTGGTCATGCTGGCTTCAAGACTCTCTGTTGAAGGTGGCACATGGTGAGCGTGATAATCAGCTTGGTTGGCATGAAGAACGCTTTGATCCAGTTGATAGGCTTGCTTAGAAGTTGATGGAGGTGTGTTTCTCGTTGCAGTATCCGTAGACTGTGCTTCAACGACACCGCGAAACATATTCATGCCACAAGTAAATTCGTAGCGACCCGGTTTATTTGGCAGAAACTCAATCGCGGTCGTTTGATTCAGTGGCAAAGATTGAGCAATACGAAAATCAGGAAAACGAACTTCTTCTAGACAGCTACTTGGGTCTTTGCGATCAAACTGTAATCGCACCGGCTGTCCTGCTTGTACAACAATTTGACTCGGTTCATATCCGCCATCAACCGTAATGGTTGCTTCCTGAATATCGCCTTCTGCCTTTGCTTGCCGGGATTTAGGTTTACTGAGCAAAAACCACCACAACTCTAGACCAATGAGCCCTATTCCACCGAGTGTAACAGCGACCTTATTGCTCAAGGGTTGCTCAATGCGTTGAAATTGACTGGCATCAGACGCAGGATGGTTATCCATCTCGCTCATTCTGGGTTCAGCCGCAACCGCCCCAGAGATTGCACCAAGGAGAAATCCCAATCCTGCTAATGTCCCCCAAAATGTTGCTTTTTTAAGCATTTTCTTGTCCTCTTACATCAGTTGAATTAACTCAATGGTTTGGGCTGAAAGTTTCGCAGCCGTAAGGCATTCGTCACCACTGAAACTGAACTAAATGCCATTGCGGCTCCAGCAATAATTGGACTCAGCAACCAGCCAAACAGTGGGTAGAGAATGCCTGCGGCAATTGGAATCCCTGCCACATTGTAGATAAACGCAAAGAACAGATTCTGCTGAATATTGCGGATGGTCGCACGGCTGAGTTGGATCGCAGTCACAATGCTCCGTAAGTCACCAGAGATCAACGTAATGTCGCTGGCTGCGATCGCAACATCAGTTCCGGTCCCGATCGCCATCCCCACATCAGCTTGTGCTAAAGCAGGCGCATCATTGATGCCATCCCCCACCATTGCCACGACTTTTCCTTCGCGTTGAAGCGTTTCAACCGTGGCGGCTTTTTGATCCGGGCGAACCTCCGCAAATACTCTTTGGATATTGACTTCTCGCGCAATCACATCTGCGGTACGGCGATTGTCTCCGGTCAGCATCACGACTTCTAATCCAAGCTTTTGCAAAGCTCGAATTGCTGCGACCGACGAAGGTTTGACTGCATCTGCAATACCCATGATCGCTTCCGCTTTGCCATCAACTGCAATCCAGATCACGGTTTTGCCCAGCGATTCGAGCTGATCCCACTGCTGCTGAAGCGGGCGAGTCTCAATGTTGAGTTCAGTCATCCAGCGATGGGTTCCGATCTGAATCCATTGATCTGAGACATAACCCTGCACCCCGCTGCCTGCAACAGCATTAAACTCCTGTGCGTCAGCTAAGATTGCACCCTGAGCCTGAGCATACTGAACCACAGCTTCAGCTAGGGGATGCTCAGAGTTGCGTTCAATGGAGGCAGCTATGCGCAGTAGATTCAATTCATTGTGATCGGCAGTGCCTCGAACGGTGACAAAATCGGTGACGGTCGGTTTGCCTTGGGTAATCGTTCCGGTTTTATCCAGCACGATCGTTTGTAATTTGTGCGCGAGTTCTAGACTTTCTGCACCTTTGATCAAGATGCCATTTTCTGCCCCTTTGCCCGTTCCCACCATAATCGAGGTGGGTGTCGCTAACCCTAACGCACAAGGACAGGCAATAATCAACACGCCAACTGTTGTAATCAGCGCCATTGTCACATTACCCATGACGTTGTACCAGAGAATGAATGTTGAGATCGCAATCGCAATCACCGCAGGCACAAACCATCCGGTCACTTGATCCGCTAACCGTTGAATTGGGGCTTTTGAGCCTTGCGCTTGTTGCACCAGTTTCACGATCTGAGCGAGAAAGGTATCCTTTCCAACCCGTGTGGCGCGGAACTTGAAGCTGCCGGTTTTGTTTAAGGTGGCTCCAATCACTTCATCGCCAATTTGCTTGGTCACAGGCACACTTTCACCCGTCACCATTGCCTCGTCGATCGTTGAGCGACCCTCAATAATCTCTCCATCCACCGGAATTTTTTCACCCGGACGAACGAGAATTACATCTCCAACAACGACTTGGGCGATCGGTAAATCGATTTCTCGTCCTTGACGAATCACTCGCGCTGTTCTTGCCTGTAAGCCGCTCAGCTTACGAATCGCGTCCAAAGTTTGTCCTTTGGCACGACCTTCGAGCAATCGACCCAGCAGAAGGAGTGTAATAATCACGGATGCTGCCTCAAAGTAGACATCTGGATTCAGTCCTTGAGCAATAAACCATTGTGGAAAGAAGGTAGGAAAGAGAGAGTAGAGATAGGCTGTGCCGGTTCCAACTGCTACCAACGTGTCCATCGTCGCCGTATGGCGCTTTAAAGCTTTCCAAGCATTCACGAAGAAAGAGCTACCTGCCCAAAACAGTACTGGAGCCGTCAGCACAAACTGAAGCCAGGGATGATGTAGCCACATGGGAAGCAGGGGAATCGATAGACCTGTCATCGCAGGAAGCGAACCAATCACCAAAACTGCACTGATAATGCCGCTGACCCCAACTCTATGGGTCAACTCACGATGCTCCGCTTGTCGTACTCGTCGATCTGCATCATCTTCAGGCGCTAGTACGTTATCTTGTAGAGGCTGAGCCGAGTATCCAGCAGCATCAACTGCTTCCTGAATTTCAGCTACATCGGTTTTGCCAGGATCATAGGTGACAGCAGCTTGTTCAGCCCCAAAGTTAACGCTGCACGCTTCTACTCCGGGTACAGAGCGAATTGCATCTTCAATGTTATTGGCGCAGGAGGCACAACTCATGCCTCGCAATTTAAGAGTCGTATCTTCCATGGTGAGCTACTCCTCTGCAACTGTATAGCCTGCATCGATAATGGCCTGTTTAATGACAGACTCAGAGGTTTGAGTTTCAACGTTGACAAGCTTTGTTTTAGGATCAGCATGAACCGTAGCAGTTGGATCAATTGCCTTTACGGCTTGAGTAATGGTTTCGCTACAGGCGGAACAAGCCATGTTAGGAACAGTGAGTTGAAGTGTCATGATCTAAATCCTCTTGATGTGCAACTGATCCCATCTTGGAGTGTCTAGCAAGCTGGAGAATCAAGGGGATAACAACAGAAACTTTACAAGTATCTTGCAAAGCTTAAATCATGCAAAATTCTTCAACTATTCTGCTTGTAAAGAGCGGTTGAAGAATTTTGCCATCGTCGGTGAATGAGTTTTACGCCATTGCTGCTGCCATCTGACGGCAGGATTGGGCACAGCGACGACAAGACTCGGCACAGCGCTTACAGTGGTCATGGTCATGCTTCTCGCACTCAGCGGCACAGCGGTCGCACGCTTCCGCACACACTCCGCATAATTGGGCATGAAGGTCAGAATTGCGAGCCATAAAACGGTCGCAGATGTCGCACGTATCGGCACAGTCGCGGCACAACTTAATGCATTGAGCCATCATTTGCACCATGTCACTGTCTAAGCAAGCAGTGGCGCAGTTCTTTCAATCTCGTAGACAGTCAAAACAAGCCTCAATGCAGGTTTCAAGTAGGGATTGGTGAGATTGCATTGAAATCATAGTTTGCCTCATGAGAACTAAGAACCAGAACCTGTTGGCTTTCTAGGCTTCACCCTAAAGTTGCATTGAAGCAATTACGCCTCTCCCCCGAAAGATAAAATCGCACTTTTGAGCGAAAGCGATTTCATTC containing:
- a CDS encoding IS6 family transposase, which translates into the protein MYSRHRFPGEIISYCVWLYYTFPLSYRDS
- a CDS encoding heavy metal-responsive transcriptional regulator → MLSYERPKQIGPIAKESGVPIKTIRYYEELGLLQAVGRTEGGYRLFGSDVFTRLSFIKRAQSLGLSLAEIKEFLAVHDQGELPCDHVRVKLQDKISDIDRQIQQLQILKSELQGLLSESAILENSDTLICPIIQ
- a CDS encoding cupredoxin domain-containing protein — encoded protein: MLKKATFWGTLAGLGFLLGAISGAVAAEPRMSEMDNHPASDASQFQRIEQPLSNKVAVTLGGIGLIGLELWWFLLSKPKSRQAKAEGDIQEATITVDGGYEPSQIVVQAGQPVRLQFDRKDPSSCLEEVRFPDFRIAQSLPLNQTTAIEFLPNKPGRYEFTCGMNMFRGVVEAQSTDTATRNTPPSTSKQAYQLDQSVLHANQADYHAHHVPPSTESLEASMTKAGVQDVTVTVAKGYEPKRVIVEVGAPVRLHLQRINPSSCYDQFLIPAFDIAVDLELDTTTEVEFMPKQPGEYEFMCGMKMNRGVIEVRPRYSS
- a CDS encoding copper-translocating P-type ATPase, yielding MEDTTLKLRGMSCASCANNIEDAIRSVPGVEACSVNFGAEQAAVTYDPGKTDVAEIQEAVDAAGYSAQPLQDNVLAPEDDADRRVRQAEHRELTHRVGVSGIISAVLVIGSLPAMTGLSIPLLPMWLHHPWLQFVLTAPVLFWAGSSFFVNAWKALKRHTATMDTLVAVGTGTAYLYSLFPTFFPQWFIAQGLNPDVYFEAASVIITLLLLGRLLEGRAKGQTLDAIRKLSGLQARTARVIRQGREIDLPIAQVVVGDVILVRPGEKIPVDGEIIEGRSTIDEAMVTGESVPVTKQIGDEVIGATLNKTGSFKFRATRVGKDTFLAQIVKLVQQAQGSKAPIQRLADQVTGWFVPAVIAIAISTFILWYNVMGNVTMALITTVGVLIIACPCALGLATPTSIMVGTGKGAENGILIKGAESLELAHKLQTIVLDKTGTITQGKPTVTDFVTVRGTADHNELNLLRIAASIERNSEHPLAEAVVQYAQAQGAILADAQEFNAVAGSGVQGYVSDQWIQIGTHRWMTELNIETRPLQQQWDQLESLGKTVIWIAVDGKAEAIMGIADAVKPSSVAAIRALQKLGLEVVMLTGDNRRTADVIAREVNIQRVFAEVRPDQKAATVETLQREGKVVAMVGDGINDAPALAQADVGMAIGTGTDVAIAASDITLISGDLRSIVTAIQLSRATIRNIQQNLFFAFIYNVAGIPIAAGILYPLFGWLLSPIIAGAAMAFSSVSVVTNALRLRNFQPKPLS
- a CDS encoding heavy-metal-associated domain-containing protein, whose translation is MTLQLTVPNMACSACSETITQAVKAIDPTATVHADPKTKLVNVETQTSESVIKQAIIDAGYTVAEE